One segment of Gordonia terrae DNA contains the following:
- a CDS encoding DUF5336 domain-containing protein, with translation MNPGEPQHPGGQWSGVPQGPPQTGGFAGNQDQTAHVQHPGTGGVPGQQWNTGAQYPPPGWGQPTRGPRADLSVIFALASALAGIVTYFMGFLSWVSVSAGAEEELNRWGTDFEEGQGGIPAFFSYEIVLNPGKFFIALGVVGIAATFVLVPRYRRALPFLAVVGVAAWLALFAAALITPPFLDLGAGAIVGLILGFLQVALLVAAAFLYGLKKDDAHHS, from the coding sequence GTGAATCCAGGCGAACCCCAGCACCCGGGCGGTCAGTGGTCAGGCGTTCCGCAGGGCCCGCCGCAGACCGGAGGCTTCGCCGGAAACCAGGACCAGACGGCCCACGTTCAGCACCCCGGCACCGGAGGTGTTCCCGGTCAGCAGTGGAACACCGGCGCGCAGTACCCGCCTCCCGGTTGGGGGCAGCCGACCCGTGGCCCGCGTGCCGACCTGTCGGTGATCTTCGCGCTGGCCTCCGCGCTCGCCGGGATCGTCACCTACTTCATGGGTTTCCTCAGTTGGGTCTCGGTGTCGGCGGGCGCCGAGGAGGAACTCAACCGGTGGGGCACCGACTTCGAGGAGGGACAGGGTGGGATTCCCGCGTTCTTCTCCTACGAGATCGTCCTGAACCCCGGGAAGTTCTTCATCGCACTCGGGGTCGTGGGCATCGCGGCGACGTTCGTCCTGGTTCCTCGCTATCGCAGGGCGCTGCCGTTCCTGGCGGTCGTCGGGGTGGCCGCGTGGCTGGCGCTGTTCGCCGCGGCCCTCATCACTCCGCCGTTCCTCGATCTGGGCGCCGGCGCGATCGTCGGACTGATCCTGGGCTTCCTGCAGGTGGCGCTGCTCGTCGCGGCCGCCTTCTTGTACGGTCTGAAGAAGGATGACGCGCACCACTCCTGA